A portion of the Uloborus diversus isolate 005 unplaced genomic scaffold, Udiv.v.3.1 scaffold_14, whole genome shotgun sequence genome contains these proteins:
- the LOC129232906 gene encoding zinc finger protein 271-like, whose product MSLRHLRIHTGEKPHVCEHCSKAFLHASDLKKHLRIHTGEKPYSCKHCSKTFRNTSDLKKHLRLHTGEKPYSCEHCSKAFCTSSELTRHLRVHTGEKSHSCKECLKTFSNLSDLKKHLRVHTGEKPYSCEFCSKPFSIASQLVKHLRIHIGDKTHSCEHCSKAFFNASGLRKHLRVHTGEKPYSCKHCSKAFSDISVLNKHLRIHAGEKPYSCDQCSMAFSSSSNLKRHLRTHTGDKPYSCEHCSKAFSNASDLKKHLRVHTGEKPYSCEHCTKTFSNSSHLMRHLRFHIGEKPFSCEHCSKAFFSASDLKKHLRIHTGEKPYICEHCSKAFSDSSHLKKHLRIHTGEQPYRCETCSKSFSYLRSLKAHLRAHRGENPCSTLLI is encoded by the exons ATGTCTTTG AGGCATCTGAGAATCCATACGGGTGAGAAACCGCATgtctgtgaacattgctcaaaagcCTTTTTGCACGCTTcagatttaaagaaacatctgagaatccacactggagagaaaccgtattcctgcaaacattgctcaaaaacatttagGAACACTTcagatttaaagaaacatctgagattacatactggagagaaaccgtactCCTGTGAGcattgctcaaaagcattttgcACCTCTTCAGAATTAACGAGGCATCTGAGAGTACATACAGGCGAGAAATCACATTCTTGTAAAGAGTGTTTAAAGACATTTTCCAATCTTTcagatttaaagaaacatctcagagtccatactggcgagaaaccgtattcctgtgaattCTGTTCAAAACCATTTTCCATTGCTTCTCAGTTAGTGAAACATCTGAGGATCCATATTGGGGACAAAACACATTcgtgtgaacattgctcaaaagcatttttcaacgctTCAGGTTTAAGGAAGCACCTTAGagtacatactggagagaaaccatattcctgtaagcattgctcaaaggcattttctgacATTTCAGTTTTAAACAAGCATCTAAGAATCCACGCAggtgagaaaccgtattcctgtgaccAGTGTTCGATGGCATTTTCCAGCTCTTCAAATTTAAAGAGACATCttagaacccatactggagaTAAACCGTATTCCTgcgaacattgttcaaaggcattttcgaACGCTTCcgatttaaagaaacatctgagagtACATACTGGAGAAAAGCCGTATTCTTGTGAACATTGTACAAAGACATTTTCCAACTCTTCACATTTAATGAGACATCTGAGATTCCATATTGGAGAGAAACCGTTTTCTTGTGAACATTGCTCCAAAGCTTTTTTTAGCGCTTcagatttaaagaaacatctcagaattcatactggcgaaaaaccgtatatctgtgaacattgctcaaaggcattttctgacTCTTCACATTTAAAGAAACATCTTAGAATCCACACTGGCGAGCAGCCATATAGATGTGAAACTTGTTCAAAGTCATTTTCTTACCTTCGTAGCTTAAAAGCGCATCTGCGAGCCCATAGAGGAGAAAATCCGTGCTCAACGCTTCTTATTTAA